A stretch of the Blastocatellia bacterium genome encodes the following:
- a CDS encoding protein kinase, with product MTKQFSLFVTFLYIFFACLNLVVFAQKYNFRNYTTQDGLANNLVIDLLQDKSGKIWIGTGDGVSCYDGVKFKNYTTDDGLINNRIYTIYQQFDNLFWIGTETGITKLEIKEGKEKFTQLLDIPDVGAIANILEKDNQLFFIGKTGIIKFDGQQFSLFPNLPSNPQMRFRCGYKDPNHNLWVGSNQGLIKLDITSSTYKIYDNKNGILSNDNLIRGIYQDTLGDFWLLFQESGILQVVFKDQIVTKTQLFTEKDGLPSNLCFKILQDKAGNYWATTYNGVIKFTLEKSLEPTQVDKLKILQIFQEQNGLVHNNMNPILLDREDNLWFGTHHGLSKLTSEKFVSYDIATGLSSNTIYKTVQDKDGDIWIATHKGVNLLVNNKAIILSNSDSTLGNNTNSVFIDSKERIWVVQELNGVYAFEKQRQGEKISLKKVVSLEAKDKVNRAFSLVEDHLGQIWITTYAAELICYNGQTIKIYSSNTTVNFPETRFLFINTDSKGNIWVGANEGAIKITLGLDSSPTFKHYFTKEGLPAKRVQNIYEDSLGNIWFSSDNSGLFKWDSKTFTQYTTKDGLSSNITYTILEMPKGIFWIATARGVDRFVNGKFKNYNYNDGTSQKSSDVRSLMLDKENNLWFATEFGLKKYIPSLDYQVKTPPTIEIEAIRLDQKLLAYEKYSQLLENKLISFPYFENSFEFDFLGISFINEDLISYQYQLEGFDKNWITTKEKIAKYPNLTPGKYLFKVKALNKNGLPSEVKTLQIEILKPFWLQFWFLSLSFLTIVTLVYGFYAYRIRKIELQKEQLELVVKERTNEVLSQKNELESKNEQLNKKNDELNKKNEELVKSKEELLQSNKKIETIFSALSELLPGSILDNKYRLEDKIGSGGFGIVFQATHLNLSHQVAVKVFRPIDNNVTEEALQRFQMEGVSACRVNHPNAISILDSGITAAGIPYLVMELLKGRTLEKELTKKRTLSLERCVEILLPVCNALSKAHSAGIIHRDIKPDNIFLHKGANGEIVKVVDFGIAKLLGDAASNKVDTLTEAGCIIGTPVYMAPERLSGKPYDGKADVYSLGVMLYELLIGHPPFQASKEDFWSIISLHLTETPRSMTEQNPKISPEVEKVIFQALAKNPNERPTTKELAEKFACVVGFKHLLDETNDPQTDEISISNESSNDLTTKIISAQTPFFNFNSASTSDSFEKKTILNTKK from the coding sequence ATGACTAAGCAGTTTTCTCTATTTGTAACTTTTTTATATATTTTTTTTGCTTGTTTAAACCTGGTAGTTTTTGCCCAAAAATATAATTTCCGCAATTATACAACTCAAGATGGACTTGCCAACAATCTAGTTATAGACCTACTACAAGATAAATCTGGAAAAATTTGGATAGGTACAGGAGATGGAGTAAGTTGTTATGATGGAGTTAAATTTAAGAATTACACTACTGATGATGGGCTAATTAATAACCGAATTTATACAATTTACCAACAATTTGATAATCTTTTTTGGATTGGTACAGAAACAGGTATTACAAAATTAGAAATTAAGGAGGGTAAGGAAAAATTTACCCAACTACTAGATATTCCTGATGTTGGAGCAATTGCAAATATTTTAGAAAAAGATAACCAACTCTTTTTTATTGGAAAAACAGGAATTATTAAATTTGATGGTCAACAATTTAGTCTTTTTCCTAATCTTCCTTCAAACCCTCAAATGCGTTTTCGTTGTGGCTATAAAGACCCTAACCATAATCTTTGGGTTGGTAGTAACCAAGGTCTTATTAAATTAGATATAACTTCTTCTACTTACAAAATTTATGACAATAAAAATGGCATTTTATCAAATGATAATTTAATTAGAGGTATTTATCAGGACACACTAGGAGATTTTTGGCTCTTATTTCAAGAATCAGGAATTTTGCAAGTTGTTTTTAAAGATCAAATTGTTACTAAAACACAATTATTTACAGAAAAAGACGGACTACCTTCTAATTTATGTTTTAAGATACTTCAAGATAAAGCTGGCAACTACTGGGCTACTACTTATAATGGCGTAATTAAATTTACACTAGAAAAATCTTTAGAACCTACTCAAGTTGATAAATTAAAAATCCTACAAATTTTTCAAGAACAAAATGGACTAGTTCATAACAATATGAACCCTATTTTATTAGATAGAGAAGATAATTTATGGTTTGGTACTCATCATGGCTTAAGTAAATTAACAAGTGAAAAATTTGTTAGTTATGATATTGCAACTGGACTATCTTCTAATACTATTTATAAAACTGTCCAAGATAAAGATGGTGATATTTGGATAGCTACTCATAAAGGCGTAAATTTACTAGTAAATAATAAAGCTATAATCTTATCTAATTCGGACTCTACGCTAGGTAACAACACTAATTCCGTATTTATTGATAGCAAAGAAAGAATTTGGGTAGTACAAGAATTAAATGGGGTTTATGCTTTTGAAAAACAGCGTCAAGGAGAAAAAATATCTCTTAAAAAAGTAGTTAGCCTAGAAGCAAAAGACAAAGTTAACAGAGCATTTAGTTTAGTCGAAGACCATTTAGGCCAAATATGGATTACAACCTATGCCGCAGAACTTATTTGCTATAATGGACAAACTATCAAAATTTACAGTAGTAACACAACTGTAAATTTCCCTGAGACCAGATTTCTTTTTATAAATACTGATTCAAAAGGAAATATTTGGGTAGGAGCAAATGAAGGAGCAATAAAAATCACACTTGGCTTAGATAGTTCACCTACTTTTAAGCATTACTTTACAAAAGAAGGTTTACCAGCTAAACGAGTACAAAATATTTATGAAGACTCGTTAGGAAATATTTGGTTTAGTAGTGATAATTCTGGTTTGTTTAAGTGGGATAGCAAAACTTTTACCCAATATACTACCAAAGATGGTTTATCTAGCAATATTACTTATACAATTTTAGAAATGCCTAAAGGTATTTTTTGGATTGCTACGGCTAGAGGCGTTGATAGGTTTGTTAATGGTAAGTTTAAGAATTATAACTATAATGATGGAACATCTCAAAAAAGTTCTGATGTTAGATCTTTAATGTTAGACAAAGAAAATAATCTTTGGTTTGCTACTGAATTTGGGTTAAAAAAATATATTCCTTCTCTTGATTATCAAGTTAAAACACCTCCTACAATTGAAATTGAAGCTATTCGATTAGATCAAAAGCTTTTAGCATATGAAAAATACTCCCAACTACTAGAAAATAAACTAATCTCTTTTCCTTATTTTGAAAATAGTTTTGAGTTTGATTTCTTAGGTATATCTTTTATAAATGAAGACTTAATTTCTTATCAATATCAATTAGAAGGATTTGATAAAAACTGGATAACTACCAAAGAAAAAATTGCTAAATATCCTAATTTAACCCCAGGAAAATACTTATTTAAGGTTAAAGCATTAAATAAAAATGGATTACCAAGCGAGGTTAAAACCTTACAAATTGAAATTCTAAAACCTTTTTGGCTACAATTTTGGTTTTTAAGTTTGTCATTTCTTACTATAGTAACACTAGTATATGGATTTTATGCTTATAGAATTAGAAAAATAGAGCTACAAAAAGAACAATTAGAACTAGTAGTAAAAGAAAGAACTAATGAAGTTCTTTCACAAAAGAATGAGCTAGAATCAAAAAATGAACAGTTAAATAAAAAAAATGATGAATTAAATAAAAAGAATGAAGAGCTTGTTAAATCTAAGGAAGAATTACTACAATCAAACAAAAAAATAGAAACTATATTTTCTGCTTTATCGGAGCTTTTGCCAGGCTCTATTTTAGACAACAAATACCGTCTAGAAGATAAAATTGGCAGCGGTGGTTTTGGAATAGTTTTTCAAGCAACACACCTAAATCTTAGCCATCAAGTAGCTGTGAAAGTGTTTCGCCCAATAGATAATAATGTCACAGAAGAAGCTCTACAACGCTTTCAAATGGAAGGAGTATCTGCTTGTAGAGTTAATCATCCAAATGCAATTTCAATTCTTGATTCAGGAATAACCGCAGCAGGTATTCCATACCTGGTGATGGAATTACTAAAAGGACGCACATTAGAAAAAGAGCTAACTAAAAAAAGGACTCTTTCCTTAGAACGCTGTGTAGAAATTCTACTACCTGTCTGCAATGCTCTTTCAAAAGCTCATAGCGCAGGCATTATTCATAGAGATATAAAGCCAGATAATATCTTTTTGCATAAAGGAGCAAATGGAGAAATAGTTAAAGTAGTAGATTTTGGGATTGCTAAACTTTTAGGAGATGCTGCTAGCAATAAGGTCGATACACTAACAGAAGCTGGTTGCATTATTGGAACACCTGTTTATATGGCTCCTGAAAGATTAAGTGGTAAGCCTTATGATGGAAAAGCTGACGTTTATAGTTTAGGTGTAATGCTTTACGAATTACTTATAGGACACCCTCCTTTTCAAGCAAGTAAAGAAGATTTTTGGTCAATAATATCTTTACATTTAACTGAAACTCCTCGATCAATGACAGAGCAAAACCCTAAAATTTCACCTGAAGTAGAAAAAGTAATTTTCCAAGCCTTAGCAAAAAATCCTAATGAACGTCCAACTACTAAAGAATTAGCTGAAAAATTTGCTTGTGTGGTTGGTTTTAAGCATTTGTTAGATGAAACGAATGACCCACAAACAGATGAAATATCAATAAGTAATGAATCCTCTAACGATCTAACTACTAAAATAATCTCTGCACAAACTCCTTTTTTTAATTTTAATTCAGCTTCAACAAGTGATTCATTTGAGAAAAAAACTATTCTAAATACTAAAAAATAA
- a CDS encoding DinB family protein, with translation MSNPLQEFPATLSDRLAALETAREMILNEISDGVDAKPENGWSVSEITYHLYLVEKIITTGIQKTLAAQKVERKSDEYLRFEWEQIAERVPGRKQRIVAPEGSVPVNCPSLSEIPKYLEESRNALKELLNNTTLDDLASIEIQHPVKEMGMMISGPGWLSLLAYHDMRHLSQIQEIKQAKSHATA, from the coding sequence ATGTCAAATCCGTTACAAGAATTTCCAGCAACACTTTCTGATCGTCTAGCAGCATTAGAAACAGCAAGAGAAATGATACTTAATGAAATAAGTGATGGAGTAGATGCAAAACCTGAAAATGGTTGGTCAGTTAGTGAAATTACTTATCATCTTTATCTAGTAGAAAAAATTATTACTACAGGTATACAAAAAACTTTAGCAGCACAAAAAGTTGAAAGAAAATCTGATGAATATTTACGTTTTGAATGGGAACAAATTGCCGAACGTGTCCCAGGTAGAAAACAACGTATAGTAGCACCTGAAGGATCAGTACCTGTTAATTGTCCTTCTCTAAGCGAAATACCTAAGTATTTAGAAGAGTCTCGTAATGCTTTAAAAGAGCTTCTTAATAATACTACTTTAGATGATTTAGCTTCTATTGAAATTCAGCACCCAGTTAAAGAAATGGGAATGATGATTAGTGGCCCGGGTTGGCTTTCATTGTTAGCTTATCATGATATGCGACACTTAAGTCAAATTCAGGAAATAAAGCAAGCTAAGTCTCACGCCACAGCATAA
- a CDS encoding DinB family protein — protein sequence MSNVLNEFPATLAARQAELEATRNTLLELTKDGIDTKPVSGWSVSEIVYHLYIVEKGITGMLQKALASTTQAERKSDADLKIEWQTIVGFTGNREEKVQAPSVVEPNNAPSLSESLELIKESRAALSELINNTTLDQLACVSRPHLVKEVGLISGPGWLTLIARHELRYVEQLKELKQ from the coding sequence ATGTCAAATGTATTAAATGAATTTCCAGCAACTTTGGCTGCCCGACAAGCTGAGTTAGAAGCAACTAGAAACACTTTACTAGAACTAACTAAAGATGGAATAGACACAAAACCCGTGTCAGGCTGGTCAGTAAGCGAAATTGTTTACCATTTATATATTGTTGAAAAAGGTATTACAGGAATGCTTCAAAAAGCATTAGCTTCAACTACACAAGCTGAAAGAAAATCTGATGCAGACTTAAAAATAGAATGGCAAACAATTGTTGGTTTTACCGGAAATAGAGAAGAAAAAGTTCAAGCACCTAGCGTAGTAGAACCTAACAACGCCCCTTCGTTAAGTGAATCATTAGAGCTAATAAAAGAGTCTCGTGCAGCTTTATCAGAATTAATTAATAATACTACACTTGACCAATTAGCTTGTGTTTCTCGTCCGCATTTAGTAAAAGAAGTAGGGCTAATTAGTGGCCCAGGTTGGCTTACTTTAATTGCTCGTCATGAACTGCGATATGTAGAACAACTTAAAGAGCTTAAACAATAA
- a CDS encoding amino acid transporter, with product MINKALKKRFNLWLLEGLKESTKTPEKQKSHERSTWWKVMCLTGVDYFSTLGYQPSIAILAAGVLSPMATLVLVLVTLFGALPVYNTVAENSPHGQGSISILESMLPRWKGKALVLVLLGFAATGFIITITLSAADATAHIVENPFVPAMFHHPVIVTSLLIMALGLIFLKGFKEAINLAVFLVFAYLLLNLIVIAVGFYYIAKDFSVVTNWKVNIFNTHGSIWGITTFSLLLFPKLALGLSGFETGVSVMPLVKGELTDKIDKPLGRIRNTKYLLTTAAVIMSFFLIGSSLITTILIPVKEFQTGGQANGRALAYLAYFYLGNIFGTIYDLSTISILWFAGASAMVGLLNLVPLYLPKYGMAPDWARASRPLVIFFTIVGIILTVLFEADINAQGGAYSTGVLALITSAAIAVSLITWESGWKKRILFFIITSIFSYTLLLNVYQRPEGIKIASFFILTIVGTSLVSRALRSTELRTKKVILDDIAQKFIKEATKQGSIRIVAHRPGGHTYTFKEKEARDTHNIFDDLIVFLEIKAGDASEFTDEVLEVHGVKEGKHYILRCESPAIPNAIAALLLHIRDKTHLQPHVYFGWTEGNPITYVLKYLAFGEGDTAPVTREVLRLAEPNPKRRPYVHVG from the coding sequence ATGATAAATAAGGCTCTAAAAAAACGATTTAATTTATGGTTATTAGAAGGCTTAAAAGAATCCACTAAAACACCAGAAAAACAAAAGTCTCATGAACGCTCTACTTGGTGGAAAGTGATGTGTTTAACTGGGGTAGACTATTTTTCTACACTAGGCTATCAACCTAGTATTGCTATTTTAGCCGCAGGTGTTTTATCACCAATGGCAACCCTAGTTTTAGTGCTAGTAACTTTATTTGGAGCTTTACCAGTCTATAATACAGTTGCAGAAAATAGCCCTCATGGTCAAGGAAGTATTTCTATCCTAGAATCAATGCTACCTCGTTGGAAAGGTAAAGCATTAGTTCTTGTTTTACTTGGATTTGCAGCAACAGGTTTTATTATCACCATTACACTTTCAGCCGCAGATGCTACAGCACATATTGTTGAAAATCCCTTTGTGCCAGCGATGTTTCACCATCCTGTTATAGTTACTTCCCTTTTGATAATGGCTTTGGGCCTAATCTTCCTAAAAGGATTTAAGGAAGCTATTAATTTAGCTGTTTTCTTAGTTTTTGCTTATTTATTATTAAATTTAATTGTTATTGCTGTAGGATTTTATTATATAGCTAAGGATTTTTCTGTAGTTACTAATTGGAAAGTAAATATTTTTAATACACATGGTTCTATTTGGGGAATAACTACCTTTTCCTTACTTCTATTTCCAAAATTAGCATTAGGCTTGTCAGGCTTTGAAACTGGCGTTTCTGTTATGCCTTTAGTAAAAGGTGAGCTTACAGATAAAATAGACAAACCTCTTGGCCGTATTCGTAATACAAAATATTTATTAACAACTGCTGCTGTAATTATGAGTTTCTTTTTAATTGGCAGTAGTTTAATAACAACTATTTTAATTCCTGTAAAAGAATTCCAAACTGGCGGCCAAGCTAATGGACGTGCATTAGCCTACTTAGCCTATTTTTACTTAGGCAATATATTTGGAACTATTTATGACTTAAGCACTATTTCTATTTTATGGTTTGCTGGTGCTTCGGCAATGGTTGGATTACTTAATCTTGTACCTTTATATTTACCTAAGTATGGAATGGCTCCTGATTGGGCAAGAGCATCTAGGCCGCTAGTAATATTCTTTACAATTGTAGGCATTATTCTTACAGTTCTTTTTGAAGCTGATATAAACGCTCAAGGCGGTGCTTATTCAACTGGGGTTTTAGCTTTAATTACTTCAGCAGCAATAGCAGTTAGCCTTATTACCTGGGAAAGCGGATGGAAGAAAAGAATACTATTTTTTATCATAACTAGTATTTTTAGCTATACTTTATTACTTAATGTGTATCAAAGACCTGAAGGAATAAAAATAGCATCATTTTTTATTCTTACAATAGTAGGAACATCTTTAGTATCTCGTGCTTTACGTTCTACAGAACTTCGTACAAAGAAAGTAATTTTGGATGATATAGCACAAAAATTCATTAAAGAAGCTACTAAACAAGGATCTATTCGCATTGTAGCCCATAGACCTGGCGGGCATACTTATACTTTTAAGGAAAAAGAAGCTCGTGACACTCATAATATTTTTGATGATCTAATAGTTTTTCTTGAAATAAAAGCTGGGGATGCTTCAGAATTTACAGATGAAGTTTTAGAGGTGCATGGAGTCAAAGAAGGAAAACATTATATTTTAAGATGCGAAAGCCCAGCTATACCTAATGCAATAGCTGCACTACTTTTACATATTCGTGATAAAACTCACCTTCAACCACATGTTTATTTTGGATGGACAGAAGGCAATCCTATTACTTATGTATTAAAATACTTAGCATTTGGTGAAGGTGATACTGCACCTGTAACACGCGAAGTGCTGCGATTAGCTGAACCTAATCCAAAACGTCGTCCTTATGTGCATGTTGGTTAG
- a CDS encoding alpha/beta fold hydrolase — translation MKKFVLSTLLGLFLMLTLGFSHIVNAQAPTFRVNFTVQVKPGVTVDMGANVVLNPTKPKKGSTILVLNGTGQNSNTFIPLSQQLFTDTTTNKLVARTILLNYPGHGNSSLPISTTGVKFGDLTLSDYVTALIESLRKLNEIDMAPDVIIGHSLGAEMLHLAQQRLVSQNSSFRKEFGVKTAIFVVPDIVGPPAWAFTDSGTGAAVLSMLSVDDPQQGRVVVFPPPVWIGFFYGDLMGRVVAGAPTPDQAVANGFISNDSALMVAEFLGAPPFQRPTVSAGIFAKSSGTTAGLIALEQDGIYTLKEHQDLYTHLTQDSSSKLFFPLTGANTVHNVHVFSPATLIDPIKQILAAGKKNK, via the coding sequence GTGAAAAAGTTTGTTTTATCCACACTTCTTGGGCTTTTTCTAATGTTAACTTTAGGTTTTAGCCATATAGTTAATGCTCAAGCCCCAACTTTTAGAGTCAATTTTACCGTACAAGTTAAACCTGGTGTAACGGTTGATATGGGAGCTAATGTAGTACTTAACCCAACTAAACCAAAAAAAGGTTCAACTATTTTAGTATTAAACGGCACTGGGCAAAATTCCAATACCTTTATTCCACTTTCACAACAATTATTTACTGACACAACTACCAATAAGCTTGTAGCCAGAACCATTTTGTTAAACTATCCTGGACATGGCAATAGCAGTCTTCCTATTTCAACAACTGGTGTTAAATTTGGTGATTTAACACTAAGTGATTATGTAACAGCTTTAATTGAATCTTTAAGAAAACTTAATGAAATTGATATGGCTCCAGATGTAATTATTGGTCATAGCCTTGGTGCAGAAATGCTACATTTAGCTCAACAAAGACTTGTAAGCCAAAATAGTAGCTTTAGAAAAGAATTTGGCGTTAAAACCGCTATTTTTGTTGTACCAGATATTGTGGGCCCGCCAGCCTGGGCATTTACCGATAGTGGAACAGGTGCAGCAGTGCTTTCTATGTTAAGTGTAGACGATCCACAACAAGGTAGAGTTGTAGTATTTCCTCCTCCTGTTTGGATTGGTTTCTTTTATGGTGATTTAATGGGAAGAGTTGTTGCTGGCGCACCAACCCCAGATCAAGCTGTAGCCAATGGCTTTATCTCCAATGATTCAGCATTAATGGTAGCAGAATTTCTTGGCGCACCACCTTTTCAACGTCCAACCGTTTCAGCAGGTATTTTTGCTAAATCTTCTGGAACAACCGCTGGTTTAATCGCACTAGAACAAGATGGAATTTATACACTTAAGGAACACCAAGACCTTTATACTCATTTAACCCAAGATTCTTCTAGCAAGCTTTTCTTTCCCCTAACAGGCGCAAATACAGTTCATAATGTACATGTTTTTAGTCCTGCTACTTTAATTGATCCAATTAAACAAATTTTAGCCGCTGGTAAGAAAAATAAATAA
- a CDS encoding YfhO family protein: MTINKISFFDLITSKENVPIKIHVIAVLTLLVIIVGMFAQVFFLGETLVDLAAHSNQLPWGANTTEYSSYAYNRRDLTDTYITRDYFLVDSYRSKELPLWNPYILAGHPIYADGVTKIFAPTNLLYLIFDIPLGYSLARLLELALATIFIYLFLINLNLSPAAAFTGSLVFLLSDNVMQHLTWLGWLGGLMWLPLMLLAADKALSQRKTLPAIGSGIALALQFYCGYTPTAIYYLGALISYYLLVSLLNKTITNKLAAIKTSLKYLSITLFVGFGLSAANWWPVFELLSFSNRKIVPTEIGYVWLPPWHLLTLILPRAFGRAFDHNISSRFVDIGVSQDHIIYLGLITLILIAFIFWRSGWKLADTRIYYFLFLTLGALLVMTCTPVYVHITKYIPVLKTIRAVTRISGLYCFGATVLAAYGADLLLKTSWIELKAYLQQVKKIMLVLLGSLIIVMLGFNIVAIPNNFSEMSGVKRLIFRILVSLKEYFYWRNSDFIISLIIIVILTILLLILVNSAKDQKIKFAVASLLILFLELTWQSNQYNPTYKSSLIYPKTNATEFLKNNIGFSRVIVAPAELRGKAEKIIGDKIVAPPNTLLPYKINTIYGKDQLFPKWYREFTNLSERQDRLSHIVFNQISSPMYDFLGAKYLLTENNVEVDNVNYKEVYEGEGVKIFENLLVKPRAFFATNFEQVDRQDQVIHKLKEQTLDNLSNIIISDKNVNIDNIKAASSTDKVEIISYKNNHVVLKTISSGTKLLVLTDTYYPGWEVLIDNKPAKLIRASHAFRAVVVTEGEHKVEFIFRPKSFYYGAMISLISLILTSVAILLCRKDLS, translated from the coding sequence ATGACTATAAATAAAATTTCTTTTTTTGACTTAATTACTAGTAAAGAAAATGTACCAATAAAAATACATGTTATTGCTGTTTTAACATTACTAGTAATTATTGTTGGAATGTTTGCACAAGTTTTCTTTTTAGGAGAAACCTTAGTTGATTTAGCAGCACATTCAAATCAATTACCCTGGGGAGCAAATACAACTGAATATAGTAGTTATGCTTATAATCGACGTGATTTAACTGACACCTATATAACACGAGACTATTTTTTAGTAGATAGCTATCGTAGCAAAGAATTACCACTTTGGAACCCTTATATTTTAGCTGGACACCCAATCTACGCCGATGGGGTGACAAAAATTTTTGCTCCTACAAATTTGCTTTATTTAATTTTTGATATTCCTTTAGGTTACTCACTTGCAAGACTTTTAGAGCTTGCTCTAGCTACAATTTTTATTTATCTCTTTTTAATTAACTTAAACTTAAGTCCTGCGGCAGCCTTTACAGGAAGTTTAGTATTTTTACTCTCTGATAATGTAATGCAGCATTTAACCTGGCTAGGTTGGTTAGGTGGGCTGATGTGGCTACCTTTAATGTTATTAGCGGCTGATAAAGCTTTATCACAGCGTAAAACCTTGCCTGCAATTGGTAGTGGTATAGCCTTAGCCTTACAATTTTACTGTGGTTACACCCCAACAGCTATTTATTACCTTGGTGCATTGATTAGTTATTATTTACTAGTTAGTTTGCTAAATAAAACAATTACTAATAAATTAGCTGCAATTAAAACCTCCTTAAAATATCTATCTATAACATTATTTGTAGGTTTTGGATTGTCGGCTGCAAATTGGTGGCCTGTCTTTGAGCTACTTAGTTTTTCTAATCGCAAAATTGTTCCTACAGAAATTGGTTATGTTTGGCTTCCACCTTGGCATTTGCTGACGTTAATTTTACCTCGTGCCTTTGGTCGTGCCTTTGACCATAATATTTCTAGCCGTTTTGTTGATATTGGCGTTTCACAAGATCATATAATTTACTTAGGACTAATAACTTTAATTTTAATAGCGTTTATTTTTTGGCGTAGCGGATGGAAGCTAGCCGACACTAGAATTTACTATTTTCTGTTTTTAACTTTAGGCGCGTTGTTGGTAATGACTTGTACACCGGTTTATGTACATATAACTAAATATATTCCTGTGCTAAAAACTATTAGAGCCGTTACTAGAATTAGTGGGCTTTACTGCTTTGGTGCTACAGTTTTAGCTGCATATGGAGCAGACCTTTTATTAAAAACTAGTTGGATAGAACTAAAAGCTTATCTCCAACAAGTTAAAAAGATTATGTTAGTTTTATTAGGTAGCTTAATTATAGTTATGCTAGGGTTTAATATTGTAGCTATACCTAATAATTTTAGTGAAATGTCAGGAGTCAAACGCTTAATTTTTAGAATATTAGTTTCTTTGAAAGAATATTTTTACTGGCGTAATTCAGATTTTATAATTTCGTTAATAATAATAGTTATTTTAACCATACTTTTATTGATATTGGTTAACTCTGCAAAAGACCAAAAAATAAAATTTGCTGTTGCATCCTTGTTAATTTTGTTTTTAGAACTAACTTGGCAATCAAATCAATATAATCCTACATATAAAAGCTCATTAATTTATCCAAAAACTAATGCAACAGAGTTTCTAAAAAATAACATAGGTTTTAGTCGTGTAATTGTTGCACCTGCTGAGCTTCGAGGTAAAGCAGAAAAAATTATTGGTGATAAAATAGTTGCTCCTCCTAATACTCTACTTCCTTATAAAATCAATACTATTTATGGTAAAGACCAGTTATTTCCAAAATGGTATCGTGAATTTACTAATTTAAGTGAGCGACAAGATAGACTAAGCCATATTGTTTTTAATCAAATAAGCTCACCAATGTATGATTTTCTTGGTGCTAAATATTTACTTACAGAAAATAATGTAGAGGTTGATAATGTTAATTACAAAGAAGTTTATGAGGGCGAAGGAGTAAAGATTTTTGAAAATCTACTGGTAAAACCAAGAGCTTTTTTTGCTACAAATTTTGAACAAGTCGATAGACAAGACCAAGTAATTCATAAACTTAAAGAGCAAACACTTGATAATTTATCTAACATAATAATTAGTGATAAAAACGTAAATATAGATAATATTAAGGCTGCTAGCAGCACTGATAAAGTAGAAATAATTAGCTATAAAAATAATCATGTAGTCTTAAAAACAATTTCTAGTGGCACAAAGTTATTGGTTTTAACAGATACTTATTATCCAGGTTGGGAAGTACTAATTGACAACAAGCCAGCAAAGCTAATTCGGGCAAGTCATGCTTTTAGAGCAGTTGTAGTAACAGAAGGGGAACACAAAGTAGAATTTATTTTTCGCCCTAAGTCTTTTTATTATGGTGCAATGATTAGTCTTATAAGTTTGATACTAACAAGTGTTGCTATTTTGTTGTGTAGAAAAGATTTAAGTTAA
- a CDS encoding dihydrofolate reductase translates to MSLSIIAAMSANRVIGINNTIPWKLPEYLKYFKKLTLGKSIIMGRKTFESIGRALPSRENIVMTQQQTYQVQGVKVADSLKEAIELAENPEIFIIGGAEIYKQSLPLVETVYLTLIEKNFDGDAYFPKLDLKVWQLVQEENHYSESEKFAYKFQIYKKHF, encoded by the coding sequence ATGAGCCTTTCAATAATTGCAGCAATGTCAGCTAATCGAGTTATAGGAATCAACAACACTATACCTTGGAAACTACCTGAATATCTTAAATATTTCAAAAAGCTAACTTTAGGTAAATCTATAATAATGGGACGAAAAACTTTTGAGTCCATTGGGAGAGCTTTACCATCTAGGGAAAATATTGTAATGACCCAGCAACAAACCTATCAAGTGCAAGGAGTTAAAGTTGCTGACAGCTTAAAAGAAGCAATAGAGCTAGCAGAAAACCCAGAAATTTTTATTATTGGCGGAGCAGAAATTTATAAACAAAGCTTGCCGTTAGTTGAAACAGTTTATTTAACTTTAATTGAAAAAAATTTTGATGGTGACGCTTATTTCCCTAAACTAGACCTTAAAGTTTGGCAACTTGTTCAGGAAGAAAATCATTACTCAGAAAGTGAAAAATTTGCTTATAAATTTCAAATTTATAAAAAACATTTTTAA